The proteins below are encoded in one region of Accipiter gentilis chromosome 12, bAccGen1.1, whole genome shotgun sequence:
- the GRSF1 gene encoding G-rich sequence factor 1, giving the protein MAAAAAAARRGLSALLLGRRPPLPPWLRPALARSLLTAAAAVPLASGPGAPRTLPPFCAAVRSYSQVTDAPSEEGHLSEQEPESPKAENDNVFLIRAQGFPFSCTEEDVLTFFDSCRIRNGENGIHFLLNRDGRRRGDALIELESKADVQRALEKHLRYMGPRYVKVFEVHDSDVEGLLQSLRDESQAINDGVVLLRGLPFSSTEEDIADFFTGLKITDIAFIYRGERRTGEAFVQFAAPEMAAKALLRHREYMGSRYIEVYVSRKHHMQRHVPYNRQMVTYPKVRREQESIFEERGFSNMGGSDAERENKLCREGAESSRQVVESGNISSPLHFVHMRGFPAQASAQDIINFFAPLKPTRIMVEYNSHGDATGEADVHFESHEDAVAAMAKEGSQLQHSTIELFLDEHPKAKENC; this is encoded by the exons atggccgccgccgccgcagcagcgcGTCGCGGCCTGTCCGCCCTGCTCctcggccgccgcccgccgctaCCGCCCTGGTTGCGCCCTGCGCTCGCCCGCAGCCTCCTcacagccgccgccgccgtccccctcGCGTCGGGGCCGGGCGCGCCGCGGACTCTCCCTCCGTTCTGCGCTGCCGTCCGCAGCTACAGTCAG GTCACAGATGCGCCATCGGAGGAAGGTCACCTCTCAGAACAGGAACCCGAGTCACCCAAGGCAGAAAACGACAATGTCTTCCTCATCAGGGCGCAAGGATTCCCCTTCTCGTGCACCGAGGAAGACGTGCTTACCTTTTTTGATA GCTGTAGAATTCGAAACGGTGAGAACGGCATACACTTCCTCTTAAACAGGGATGGGAGGCGCCGGGGGGATGCCTTGATCGAGCTCGAGTCAAAAGCCGATGTCCAGAGAGCCTTGGAAAAGCACCTGAGGTATATGGGCCCACGCTACGTGAAAG tttttgAAGTACACGATAGTGATGTAGAGGGCTTACTACAAAGTCTGCGGGATGAGTCACAAGCCATAAATGATGGAGTTGTACTACTCAGAGGCCTTCCATTCAGCTCCACTGAGGAGGATATTGCAGATTTTTTCACAG GTTTGAAAATAACTGACATAGCTTTCATTTACCGGGGAGAAAGAAGAACAGGAGAAGCTTTTGTGCAGTTCGCAGCTCCTGAAATGGCAGCTAAAGCCCTGTTACGACACAGGGAATATATGGGAAGTAG ATATATAGAAGTGTATGTAAGCAGAAAGCATCACATGCAAAGGCATGTGCCTTACAACAGGCAGATGGTGACCTACCCCAAAGTAAGAAGAGAACAAGAATCCATCTTTGAAGAAAGGGGATTCAGCAACATGGGAGGCTCCgatgctgaaagagaaaata AATTatgcagggaaggagcagagagctCAAGGCAGGTTGTAGAATCTGGTAACATCTCATCACCACTGCACTTTGTCCACATGAGGGGTTTTCCTGCCCAAGCTAGTGCCCAAGACATAATAAAT ttttTTGCTCCACTGAAGCCCACAAGGATTATGGTAGAATACAACTCCCATGGAGATGCCACAGGAGAAGCGGACGTGCATTTTGAGAGCCATGAGGATGCAGTCGCTGCAATGGCTAAGGAGGGGTCACAGCTGC AGCACAGCACCATTGAGCTGTTCCTGGATGAACatccaaaggcaaaagaaaactgCTAG